GAAATACCGGAGATAAAGGCTTACAGAGAATTCTTCAAGCAGATGGGTAGAGACCCGTCGAGTTTCAGACCCTCTGTGGAGTATTTGCTTAGGAAAACGCTCGAAGATCAGTTTCCGAGGATAAACAACGTCGTGGACTCCTGCATGCTGGCTTCCGTTGAGCACATGGTGTCGGCCGGAGTTTACGATCTTCAGAAAGTTGTGGGAGAGCTCCGAACGACTCTGGCCAGTCCAGACGATAAACCGATAGAGTTGATAGATGGTCGGAAACTTCAGCCTCTGCCCGGCGAGATAGTTTTGAAAGATGACCAAAAGATACTTTCGGCTTACACACTTGGCGACTCGAAGATAAGCAAAATAACCTATGGGACATCTTCCGTGATTTTCGTTCTCTGGAATGCGCCGGGGATTCCGAGAGAGAATGTTGAAAGAGCAGTCGAGAGTCTTGCGCTTTACGCTAGGAAATACTGCGGCGGTTATGTGGACAAAAAAGAGATTCTGTGAGAGTCGGAGATGTATCCGCTCAGTCTACTGGGCATCGTCCTGATCCTGCTCGGTTTAGCTTTTCTCATAGCTCCGATAATTGCGCGCTATTTTGACGTGGAGCGGATTCCTTCTTGGCTTATTTACGTTTATCGGTCAGATGGTTTCTACTTCGTCACCTCGCCGATCTTGATCCTGATTTCTTTCGTTTTGCTTATACTTCATCTGCTGGAGGTTCTACGGTGACATCAAATTTTCATACCGTTCATATTCGGAAAGGTATGAATTCTGAAAATACGGCTATATTGGGGCCTGGCTGGGGACTCGGTAAATTTCTGACATTTTTCGAAAATCCAGTTGAGGTGGTGATCATGAAGGGATCAATTCGTAGATTTTTTAGAAAATTGTCTACGCTTCTTGACGATGGTTTGATTGGAATCGGATATTTCGGCTACGAGCTTTCACAGGATTTCTTGCCCGTAAGATTTCGTGCGAATAAGCTAAAGATTGGAATTCCACCATCGGCGTTCATGTTTTTCGACGGCGGTGCCAAGATTTCGAAAATGTTTGTAGGAAAAGACGGTGAGACAAAAATAGAACCAACGATTGAGAAGAGAGAATTCCTCCGAATGGTCGAAAGAATAAAGGAATACATCGCGGAGGGCGATGTGTATGAAGTCAACATCTCGCAGCGTTTCGACTTTGTAAGCAGCTGTAAACCTTTGGAAATCTTTTCAAACCTCATTAGGGCTCAGCCCGCACCTTTTACGTGTTTTCTCGATTTTTCAGATTTTCAGATAATCAGCGGATCTATGGAGCTCTTTCTGAAAAGAAATGGAAAAAGAATTATGACCAGACCGATAAAGGGCACCAGACCGAGGCATCCGAACGTGAGGATTGACAGAGAGATGGTTAAAGATCTCAGAGAAAGTGAAAAGGAAAGAGCCGAGAATCTGATGATAGTTGACCTCATGAGGAACGATTTGTCTAAAGTCTGCGAATTTGGAAGTGTTCGAGTTACGAAATTATTTGAAGTTGAGGGTTTCTCTACTCTCTATCAAATGTTCTCAGAGGTTATTGGCAGACTGAGAAACGGAATGAGTTTGCAGGACATCTTGGTGGCAACGTTTCCGCCAGGCTCCGTTACCGGGGCGCCCAAAATGCGGGCAATGGAAATCATCGAAGAGCTCGAACCACACAGAAGGGAACCATACTGTGGTGCAACGGCGGTTGTCATGCCAGCTGGAGACTTCACAATGAGTGTTGCGATAAGGACAATGGCAATGAGAAATGGTTATGGGGCTTTTTGGGTTGGCGGGGGAATAACATGGGACTCGGATCCGGAGGCGGAATATGATGAGACCGTTGTGAAAGCCGTTGCAACCTGCAAAGCCCTGGGATTGGAAAAACTTGAGGTGTGAGGCTTGATTTGCAGGTCGACGCTTTACGGGGAAGGGGTCTTTGAAACTTTCAGGTGTTTTCACGGTCTTCCCGTTTTTCTGAGGAAGCACTTTGAGAGGATGAAGATGGGAGCCAAGCTTCTTAGAATCCCGACTCCGGGCTGGAGGGAATTCAAACAAACAGTTAAAGAGAAGATCGATGTCTCTGCAGATCTGCGCGTGAAGGTCTGTCTGTTTTCATTTGGATCGCAAGTGTTTGATGAGAAACCTAAGGAAAGCGAGCTCGTCTGCTTTATTTCAAGATATGAGCGACCAAGAAAACCACTTAGATTACATTTGGTTTCCTTTCCGAGAAACTCGAAGTCACCAGTCGTCAGGATAAAATCTCTAAACTACTTGGAAAACGTTCTCGGGAGAAGAGAAGCCAAGGAAATGGGTTTTGATGAGGGACTATTCTTAAATGAGCGAGGAGAAGTCGCGGAATGTTGTGCTTCAAACATCTTCTGGATGAAGGACGAGGTCATTTATACACCCGATGAATCTTGTGGT
This region of Candidatus Hadarchaeales archaeon genomic DNA includes:
- a CDS encoding phenylalanine--tRNA ligase beta subunit-related protein — its product is MKLDEIVREKYPNFIAGYVLATGVTVETDVETLNNRLSSVLSEIKAKFAQTQVTEIPEIKAYREFFKQMGRDPSSFRPSVEYLLRKTLEDQFPRINNVVDSCMLASVEHMVSAGVYDLQKVVGELRTTLASPDDKPIELIDGRKLQPLPGEIVLKDDQKILSAYTLGDSKISKITYGTSSVIFVLWNAPGIPRENVERAVESLALYARKYCGGYVDKKEIL
- the pabB gene encoding aminodeoxychorismate synthase component I, with product MKGSIRRFFRKLSTLLDDGLIGIGYFGYELSQDFLPVRFRANKLKIGIPPSAFMFFDGGAKISKMFVGKDGETKIEPTIEKREFLRMVERIKEYIAEGDVYEVNISQRFDFVSSCKPLEIFSNLIRAQPAPFTCFLDFSDFQIISGSMELFLKRNGKRIMTRPIKGTRPRHPNVRIDREMVKDLRESEKERAENLMIVDLMRNDLSKVCEFGSVRVTKLFEVEGFSTLYQMFSEVIGRLRNGMSLQDILVATFPPGSVTGAPKMRAMEIIEELEPHRREPYCGATAVVMPAGDFTMSVAIRTMAMRNGYGAFWVGGGITWDSDPEAEYDETVVKAVATCKALGLEKLEV
- a CDS encoding aminotransferase class IV, producing MICRSTLYGEGVFETFRCFHGLPVFLRKHFERMKMGAKLLRIPTPGWREFKQTVKEKIDVSADLRVKVCLFSFGSQVFDEKPKESELVCFISRYERPRKPLRLHLVSFPRNSKSPVVRIKSLNYLENVLGRREAKEMGFDEGLFLNERGEVAECCASNIFWMKDEVIYTPDESCGLLPGITRELVLSLAPKLGFKVKEGRYGLKNLLESDCVFLTNSLIGAHRVEEIEGFKIRGKNKNFAELQLEIFRTLKWLP